In Limnobaculum parvum, one DNA window encodes the following:
- a CDS encoding NAD+ synthase, with protein sequence MSKALSIALAQLNWLVGDIESNTNRMLQTISEQQQAGADLVMFSELALTGYPPEDLLYRDDLYQRCDEQLARLQAASSETAVIVGHPWRDNGHLYNALSMFWQGNLVTRYYKQQLPNYGVFDEKRYFSADDRTCCIEFKGYRIGLLICEDLWFNGPVDALKAANVDMILSINASPYNREKPYIRNQLLAEHCHRTHLPLVYLNQVGGQDELIFDGCSKVFDATGNMTHKLAAFKEQTQLVKFNGYHIESMVLPSQPSELSLIYDALVLAVRDYASKNGFKGAILGLSGGIDSALTLAIAVDALGKDKVQAVMMPFRYTAEISIADAREEAEILGVEFDIISIEPIFDAFMTQLAPMFVNTRRDTTEENLQARCRGVILMGLSNKRGSLVLTTGNKSEIAVGYSTLYGDMAGGFDVLKDVPKTLVFKLSEYRNTRSPVIPQRVIDRPPSAELAPDQKDEDSLPPYPVLDKILDGYVERDMSVDQLVAEGFDEAIVRKVIRLVDINEYKRRQSPVGPRITARNFGKDRRYPITSGFGRKNW encoded by the coding sequence ATGAGCAAAGCTCTCTCTATCGCATTAGCGCAGTTAAATTGGTTGGTTGGTGATATTGAAAGTAACACTAACCGAATGCTACAAACCATCAGCGAGCAACAGCAGGCGGGAGCCGATCTGGTGATGTTTTCTGAGTTGGCCTTGACCGGTTATCCACCGGAAGATTTGCTTTATCGTGACGATCTCTATCAGCGTTGTGATGAACAATTAGCCCGGCTACAGGCGGCTTCCTCTGAGACGGCGGTTATTGTTGGGCATCCATGGCGGGACAATGGGCATTTATATAATGCTCTTTCTATGTTCTGGCAGGGAAATCTGGTGACTCGTTATTACAAGCAGCAACTACCCAACTATGGCGTATTTGATGAGAAACGTTATTTCAGCGCTGATGACAGAACCTGTTGCATCGAATTTAAAGGTTACCGCATTGGCTTACTGATTTGCGAAGACTTGTGGTTTAACGGCCCGGTTGATGCGCTGAAAGCGGCTAATGTTGATATGATCCTGTCAATTAACGCTTCGCCTTATAACCGTGAAAAGCCTTATATCCGTAACCAATTACTGGCTGAACATTGTCATCGTACTCACTTACCGCTGGTGTATTTGAATCAGGTTGGTGGTCAGGATGAGCTGATTTTTGATGGCTGCTCGAAGGTTTTCGATGCCACTGGCAATATGACGCACAAACTGGCGGCATTCAAAGAGCAGACACAGTTGGTTAAATTTAACGGTTATCATATTGAATCAATGGTGCTGCCATCGCAGCCATCAGAACTGTCGCTGATTTATGATGCGTTGGTATTAGCGGTGCGCGATTATGCCAGCAAGAATGGCTTTAAAGGGGCGATTCTTGGTTTATCCGGCGGTATTGATTCTGCCTTGACACTGGCGATTGCCGTTGATGCATTGGGCAAAGATAAAGTTCAAGCTGTGATGATGCCTTTCCGCTATACCGCAGAAATCAGTATTGCAGATGCACGAGAAGAGGCGGAAATATTGGGCGTTGAGTTTGATATCATCTCTATTGAACCGATTTTTGATGCCTTCATGACTCAACTGGCACCGATGTTTGTTAATACGCGTCGTGATACCACCGAAGAGAACCTGCAGGCGCGCTGCCGCGGCGTTATTTTGATGGGGTTATCGAATAAACGTGGTAGCTTGGTGTTGACTACCGGAAATAAAAGTGAAATCGCTGTAGGGTATTCAACGCTTTATGGCGATATGGCTGGCGGTTTCGATGTATTAAAAGATGTACCAAAAACGCTGGTGTTCAAGCTATCGGAATATCGTAATACTCGTTCTCCGGTGATCCCTCAGCGGGTGATTGATCGTCCACCTTCTGCGGAACTGGCCCCCGATCAGAAAGATGAAGATAGTCTGCCGCCTTATCCGGTGCTGGATAAGATCCTCGATGGCTATGTGGAACGGGATATGTCCGTAGACCAATTGGTGGCTGAAGGCTTTGATGAGGCGATTGTGCGTAAGGTTATTCGTCTGGTTGATATTAATGAGTATAAGCGTCGGCAGTCACCGGTAGGTCCGAGGATTACTGCACGTAACTTTGGCAAAGATCGGCGTTATCCGATCACTTCCGGCTTTGGCCGTAAAAACTGGTAA
- a CDS encoding DUF1007 family protein yields the protein MALITRTLLFVMMCLLSPLAGAHPHSFIDIDSSLVIQKQELVGVRMVWEMDELTSAELLLDAAMAKDSPTVWQSMADELMENTRNQLYFSYMKSNGKPVQFAEKADNYSLSRHGNKAVFTFVLPIANPIPLKNSTITLSTYEQSYYVDMRYPSEKSIHLPDDITGICSVKLTSPKPDVSLMAYANSLDKNDSPGEDMMLGSKFAQIVTLKCH from the coding sequence ATGGCACTGATAACTCGAACCCTGCTGTTTGTCATGATGTGCCTGCTGAGTCCATTAGCGGGCGCTCATCCCCATAGCTTTATTGATATTGATTCAAGCTTAGTTATCCAAAAACAGGAGCTGGTCGGTGTTCGTATGGTATGGGAGATGGACGAACTGACATCGGCAGAATTACTGCTGGATGCGGCCATGGCAAAAGATTCACCTACGGTTTGGCAAAGTATGGCGGATGAGCTAATGGAAAATACGCGTAATCAGCTCTACTTCAGCTATATGAAATCCAACGGTAAGCCGGTTCAGTTTGCCGAAAAGGCGGATAACTACTCGCTGTCACGACACGGTAATAAAGCCGTATTTACCTTTGTTCTGCCAATAGCCAATCCAATTCCGTTGAAAAATAGCACCATCACGCTGTCAACTTATGAACAAAGCTACTATGTGGATATGCGCTATCCGTCAGAAAAGTCAATTCATCTGCCTGATGACATCACTGGAATATGTAGCGTTAAGTTAACCTCGCCCAAACCGGATGTTTCTTTGATGGCTTATGCCAACTCGCTAGATAAAAATGATTCACCGGGAGAAGATATGATGTTGGGTAGTAAATTTGCCCAAATCGTGACGTTGAAATGCCATTAA
- the purL gene encoding phosphoribosylformylglycinamidine synthase, with protein MMEILRGSPALSAFRINKLLTVCQSLHLPIGDIYAEYVHFADLITPLSEDGLTKLKRLLKYGPSLAEHEPHGRLLLVTPRPGTISPWASKATDIAHNCGLSQIHRLERGIAYYIQAENLSESQWHILSGLLHDRMMECVFTEPQQAQALFSQHQPAPFVVVDVLTEGREALEKANEKLGLALAPDEIDYLLDAFTGLQRNPTDIELYMFAQANSEHCRHKIFNADWVIDGKTQPKSLFKMIKNTYEQTPDYVLSAYKDNAAVMEGSEVGRFFAKPDSGVYDYHQEAAHILMKVETHNHPTAISPWPGAATGSGGEIRDEGATGRGAKPKAGLVGFSVSNLRIPGFEQPWEQDFGKPDRIVNALDIMTDGPLGGAAFNNEFGRPALLGYFRTYEARVNSHNGLELRGYHKPIMLAGGIGNIRADHVQKGEITVGAKLIVLGGPAMNIGLGGGAASSMASGQSDADLDFASVQRDNPEMERRCQEVIDRCWQLGDDNPILFIHDVGAGGLSNAMPELVSDGNRGGKFELRDILNDEPGMSPLEVWCNESQERYVLAVAPEKLALFESLCHRERAPYTVIGEATKEKHLTLHDRHFDNDPINLPLDLLLGKTPKMVRDVKTLNTRSQPLAKADISLEEAVNRVLHLPTVAEKTFLITIGDRSVTGMVARDQMVGPWQIPVADCAVTTASYDSYYGEAMSLGERAPVALLDFAASARLAVGEALTNIAATQIGELKRIKLSANWMAAAGHPGEDAGLYAAVKAVGEELCPALGITIPVGKDSMSMKTRWQQQGETVEMTSPLSLVITAFARVEDVRSTVTPQLHIGKDNALLLIDLGEGRNGLGATALAQVYRQLGDRPADVHSADKLAAFFNAMQALVASRLLLAYHDRSDGGLVVTLAEMAFAGHCGLKVDLQSLDSDMLSVLFNEELGAVIQVSQDKLTDVKACLASFGLTDCVHHIGCAVSGDEIEIRYGETPVYKQSRQTLRLWWAETTWQMQRLRDNPDCADMEHQAKKQANDPGLNVNLSFDPKDDIAAPYIAKQARPRVAVLREQGVNSHVEMAAAFHRAGFDAVDVHMSDLLSGRIQLDSFHTLVACGGFSYGDVLGAGEGWAKSVLFNNRVRDQFDAFFNRQDTLSLGVCNGCQMMSNLSELIPGSEHWPRFVRNLSERFEARFSLVEVTRSPSLLLQGMEGSRLPIVVSHGEGRVEVRDTQHLAALDQSGFVSMRYVDNFGQVTENYPANPNGSPKGITAITNRDGRITVMMPHPERVFRTVSHSWHPVEWGEDGPWMRLFRNARKQLG; from the coding sequence ATTATGGAAATTTTGCGTGGTTCTCCTGCGTTATCTGCTTTTCGTATCAATAAGTTACTGACAGTTTGTCAGAGTCTCCACCTGCCGATTGGCGACATTTATGCTGAATATGTGCACTTTGCGGACTTGATCACACCATTGTCAGAAGATGGGCTGACGAAGTTAAAACGGTTGCTGAAATATGGTCCATCACTGGCAGAACATGAACCACACGGTCGATTGTTACTGGTGACGCCAAGACCAGGAACCATCTCACCCTGGGCATCAAAAGCGACAGATATTGCACATAACTGCGGGTTGTCACAGATCCACCGTTTGGAGCGAGGTATAGCCTACTATATTCAGGCTGAAAATCTTTCTGAGTCGCAATGGCATATTTTGTCCGGTTTACTACACGATCGGATGATGGAATGCGTGTTTACGGAGCCTCAGCAGGCGCAAGCGTTGTTTTCTCAGCATCAGCCAGCCCCATTTGTGGTGGTTGATGTACTCACCGAAGGTCGAGAGGCGTTGGAGAAGGCTAATGAAAAGCTGGGGCTGGCATTGGCACCTGATGAAATTGACTATCTGCTGGATGCCTTTACTGGCTTACAGCGCAATCCAACTGATATTGAACTGTATATGTTCGCTCAGGCCAACTCTGAGCACTGTCGGCATAAAATTTTTAATGCCGACTGGGTGATTGATGGTAAAACACAGCCAAAATCGCTGTTTAAAATGATTAAGAATACCTATGAGCAGACGCCGGATTACGTTTTGTCTGCTTATAAAGATAATGCCGCAGTCATGGAAGGCTCAGAGGTTGGGCGCTTCTTTGCTAAACCTGACAGTGGCGTTTATGACTACCATCAGGAAGCCGCTCATATTCTGATGAAGGTAGAAACTCACAACCACCCAACAGCCATTTCACCGTGGCCAGGCGCGGCAACAGGTTCTGGCGGTGAGATTCGTGATGAGGGGGCGACCGGTCGCGGCGCTAAACCCAAAGCGGGGCTGGTTGGTTTTTCGGTTTCAAACCTGCGTATTCCTGGTTTTGAACAACCATGGGAACAAGACTTCGGTAAACCAGATCGTATTGTTAACGCGCTGGATATTATGACCGACGGGCCGCTGGGCGGCGCTGCTTTTAATAACGAATTTGGTCGGCCTGCATTATTGGGTTATTTCCGTACTTATGAGGCGCGAGTGAACAGCCATAATGGCTTAGAGCTACGCGGTTACCATAAGCCCATTATGTTAGCTGGGGGCATTGGTAACATTCGCGCCGATCACGTACAAAAGGGTGAAATTACCGTTGGCGCCAAACTGATCGTGCTGGGTGGGCCAGCGATGAATATCGGTCTTGGTGGTGGCGCGGCTTCTTCAATGGCGTCTGGCCAGTCTGATGCAGATCTGGATTTTGCTTCAGTACAGCGTGATAACCCGGAAATGGAGCGTCGCTGTCAGGAAGTGATAGACCGTTGTTGGCAGTTAGGTGATGACAACCCGATTCTGTTTATTCATGACGTTGGTGCCGGTGGTTTATCCAATGCGATGCCTGAATTAGTCAGCGATGGAAATCGTGGCGGTAAGTTTGAACTACGCGATATTCTCAATGATGAACCAGGAATGAGCCCGTTAGAGGTTTGGTGTAACGAATCTCAGGAACGTTATGTTCTGGCGGTAGCGCCAGAAAAATTAGCGTTATTTGAGAGCCTGTGCCACCGTGAGCGCGCGCCTTATACCGTGATTGGTGAAGCAACGAAAGAGAAACACCTTACCCTTCACGATCGTCATTTCGACAATGACCCTATCAATCTACCGTTAGACCTCCTGTTGGGTAAAACACCGAAAATGGTTCGGGATGTCAAAACCTTGAATACCCGGTCTCAACCGCTAGCAAAAGCAGATATTTCACTGGAAGAAGCAGTTAATCGCGTATTGCATTTGCCAACGGTGGCAGAGAAAACCTTCTTGATCACCATCGGTGATCGCTCAGTAACCGGTATGGTTGCCCGTGACCAAATGGTTGGCCCGTGGCAAATTCCGGTTGCGGATTGTGCTGTGACCACCGCCAGCTATGACAGCTACTATGGTGAAGCCATGTCTTTAGGAGAAAGAGCACCGGTTGCGTTACTGGATTTTGCTGCCTCAGCTCGTCTGGCGGTAGGGGAAGCGCTAACCAATATTGCTGCAACTCAAATTGGTGAACTGAAGCGGATTAAACTCTCCGCTAACTGGATGGCTGCTGCGGGTCATCCGGGAGAAGATGCCGGTCTCTATGCTGCAGTAAAAGCCGTTGGTGAGGAGCTGTGTCCCGCGTTAGGTATCACTATTCCAGTAGGTAAAGATTCGATGTCGATGAAAACCCGCTGGCAGCAACAGGGCGAAACTGTGGAGATGACATCTCCACTTTCTCTGGTGATTACTGCTTTTGCTCGGGTGGAAGATGTCCGTAGTACGGTTACTCCACAACTGCATATTGGGAAAGATAATGCATTGCTGCTTATTGATCTGGGTGAAGGTCGAAATGGGTTGGGTGCGACAGCATTAGCTCAGGTATATCGCCAATTGGGCGATCGACCAGCAGACGTGCACAGCGCAGATAAGCTGGCCGCTTTCTTTAATGCGATGCAGGCGCTGGTTGCCAGTCGTTTACTTCTGGCTTATCACGACCGCTCTGATGGGGGATTAGTGGTAACTCTGGCGGAAATGGCATTTGCTGGTCATTGTGGGTTAAAGGTCGATCTACAGTCGCTGGATAGCGATATGTTATCCGTGCTGTTTAATGAAGAGCTGGGTGCGGTTATTCAGGTTTCTCAAGATAAGCTAACAGACGTGAAGGCTTGCCTAGCTTCGTTCGGATTAACGGATTGTGTACATCATATTGGATGTGCCGTGTCGGGCGATGAGATAGAGATTCGTTATGGTGAGACACCAGTATATAAACAAAGCCGCCAAACACTACGGCTGTGGTGGGCTGAAACAACATGGCAAATGCAACGCCTGCGCGATAATCCAGACTGCGCTGATATGGAACATCAGGCAAAAAAACAGGCGAATGATCCGGGTTTAAATGTCAATCTGAGCTTCGATCCTAAAGATGATATTGCAGCTCCTTATATTGCTAAACAAGCGCGACCTCGGGTTGCGGTGTTGCGTGAGCAAGGGGTGAATTCTCACGTTGAGATGGCCGCTGCTTTCCATCGTGCAGGGTTTGATGCTGTTGACGTGCATATGAGTGATTTACTGTCAGGACGCATTCAATTGGATAGTTTCCATACCTTAGTCGCCTGTGGTGGCTTCTCTTACGGTGATGTATTGGGTGCAGGTGAAGGGTGGGCGAAATCGGTACTGTTTAATAACCGGGTGCGCGATCAGTTTGATGCTTTTTTCAATCGTCAGGATACGCTCTCTCTTGGCGTATGTAATGGCTGCCAGATGATGTCTAATCTGAGTGAGTTGATTCCCGGCTCTGAACACTGGCCGCGTTTTGTACGTAATCTATCAGAACGTTTTGAAGCGCGTTTCAGTTTGGTGGAAGTGACCCGCAGTCCATCATTGCTGTTGCAGGGCATGGAAGGTTCACGCTTACCGATTGTAGTTTCTCATGGTGAAGGGCGGGTTGAAGTGCGTGATACGCAACATCTGGCGGCGTTAGACCAATCAGGGTTTGTCTCTATGCGGTATGTGGATAATTTCGGTCAGGTTACCGAGAACTATCCGGCAAACCCGAATGGTTCACCGAAAGGAATCACGGCCATCACGAATCGGGATGGCCGTATTACGGTCATGATGCCACACCCTGAGCGCGTTTTCCGTACGGTTAGTCATTCCTGGCATCCCGTCGAGTGGGGTGAAGATGGGCCATGGATGCGGTTATTCCGTAATGCGCGGAAACAGCTTGGTTAA
- a CDS encoding sensor histidine kinase, protein MKNLSRFPHSLRQLVLLAFLLVLLPLLILAYQAYKSLDLLSEQAADINNTTLKDARRSEAMTNLALSMERSYRQYCVLGDKTLETLYLNQRQQYAEMLDMHAAIIPDQNYYKTLKQQQTGLAEIHCKNSGPNEESSILLEQFSKANADMVQATRSIIFSRGEKLQQAIADKGYFFGQQALLLFLLSVFLVFLFTRMIIGPVKRVERMINRLGEGKSLSSLTAFKGPREIQSLAQRIVWLSERLSWLESQRHEFLRHISHELKTPLASMREGTELLLDQVVGPLTDDQKEVVSILDNSSRHLQQLIEQLLDYNRNQTDVRTEKEHIDLQIMASAVISAHSLPARAKLMRTECQLALSHCWAESVLLMRVLDNLYSNAVHYGAESGTIWVISRQVGQSIQIDIANTGEKILPQEKTMLFEPFYQGSRQRKGAVKGSGLGLSIARDCIRQMDGELWLVDVDYADVCFRIELPLTAEK, encoded by the coding sequence TTGAAAAATTTGAGCCGTTTTCCTCATTCCCTTCGTCAACTGGTATTACTGGCATTCTTGCTGGTGCTATTGCCATTGCTGATTTTGGCCTATCAAGCCTATAAGAGTTTGGATTTACTGAGTGAGCAGGCAGCAGATATTAACAACACGACCCTAAAAGATGCACGACGTAGTGAAGCGATGACTAACCTAGCGTTAAGTATGGAGCGTAGCTATCGGCAATATTGTGTACTGGGTGATAAAACGCTGGAAACGCTCTACCTCAACCAACGTCAGCAATATGCTGAAATGCTGGATATGCATGCAGCCATTATTCCCGATCAAAACTATTATAAAACCCTCAAGCAACAACAGACAGGGCTGGCGGAAATTCACTGTAAGAATAGTGGGCCAAATGAAGAGTCATCAATTTTGTTGGAACAGTTTTCCAAAGCAAATGCGGATATGGTTCAGGCTACGCGATCTATTATTTTCTCTCGTGGTGAAAAATTACAGCAAGCGATTGCGGATAAAGGCTACTTTTTCGGGCAACAGGCGCTGTTACTTTTCTTACTGAGCGTGTTTTTGGTTTTCCTGTTTACCCGTATGATTATCGGGCCAGTAAAGCGAGTTGAGCGTATGATTAACCGCTTGGGGGAAGGGAAGTCTCTGAGTAGCCTCACTGCATTTAAAGGCCCACGGGAGATCCAGTCGCTCGCTCAACGTATTGTTTGGCTGAGTGAACGCCTTTCATGGCTGGAATCACAGCGTCATGAATTCTTGCGGCATATATCTCATGAACTGAAAACACCGCTTGCTAGCATGCGTGAAGGTACGGAATTATTACTCGACCAAGTTGTTGGGCCATTAACCGACGATCAAAAAGAAGTTGTGTCTATACTGGATAACAGCAGCCGACATTTACAGCAACTGATTGAACAATTGCTGGACTACAACCGCAACCAGACAGATGTACGTACCGAAAAAGAACATATTGATCTACAGATTATGGCTTCAGCGGTGATTTCCGCCCATAGTTTGCCTGCACGGGCTAAACTTATGCGCACGGAATGTCAGTTAGCACTGAGCCATTGTTGGGCAGAATCGGTGTTATTAATGCGTGTTCTTGATAATCTCTATTCCAATGCAGTGCACTATGGTGCGGAATCCGGTACCATTTGGGTTATTAGTCGTCAGGTTGGGCAATCTATTCAAATAGATATCGCCAATACTGGAGAAAAAATTCTGCCCCAAGAGAAAACGATGCTGTTTGAGCCGTTTTATCAGGGGAGCCGCCAGAGAAAAGGGGCGGTAAAAGGCAGTGGCTTAGGATTGAGCATTGCCCGTGATTGTATCCGCCAGATGGACGGTGAATTGTGGCTGGTCGATGTAGACTATGCCGATGTGTGCTTTCGAATTGAACTACCGTTAACCGCTGAGAAGTAA
- the glrR gene encoding two-component system response regulator GlrR, translating into MTSRKPANLLLVDDDPSLLKLLGMRLTSEGFNVTTAESGQEALRRLGREQIDLVISDLRMDEMDGMALFNEVQKHQPGMPVIILTAHGSIPDAVAATQQGVFSFLTKPVDRDALYKAIDDALVMKVPAGDESWRENIVTRSPLMLRLLEQAKMVAQSDVSVLINGLSGTGKEVLAKAIHSTSPRGNKPFIAINCGALPEQLLESELFGHAKGAFTGAVSSRDGLFQAATGGTLFLDEIGDMPLPLQVKLLRVLQERKVRPLGSNRDLDIDVRIISATHRDLPKAMAKGEFREDLYYRLNVVTLKIPALNERAEDIPLLADHLLRESAKRHKPFVRSFSTDAMKRLMAASWPGNVRQLVNVIEQCVALTSTPVINEALVQQALDGENTALPTFVEARNQFELLYLRKLLQMTKGNVTHAARMAGRNRTEFYKLLSRHELDANDFKE; encoded by the coding sequence ATGACATCGCGTAAGCCTGCCAATTTGTTACTGGTTGATGACGATCCCAGCCTATTAAAATTACTGGGGATGCGTTTAACCAGCGAAGGTTTCAATGTCACAACGGCAGAGAGTGGACAAGAAGCACTACGTCGTTTAGGCCGTGAACAGATAGATCTGGTTATCAGCGATCTGCGTATGGATGAAATGGACGGCATGGCGCTGTTTAACGAGGTACAAAAGCATCAACCAGGCATGCCGGTCATTATTCTTACCGCTCATGGTTCTATTCCTGATGCGGTTGCTGCGACGCAACAAGGGGTCTTTAGTTTCCTGACTAAACCCGTGGATCGTGATGCATTGTATAAAGCCATTGATGATGCTTTAGTCATGAAAGTCCCGGCAGGTGATGAAAGCTGGCGTGAAAATATTGTGACTCGCAGTCCGCTGATGTTACGACTGCTTGAACAAGCCAAAATGGTCGCGCAGTCTGATGTTAGCGTGCTGATTAATGGCCTGAGTGGAACCGGTAAAGAGGTTTTGGCCAAAGCGATACATAGCACCAGCCCACGAGGAAATAAACCATTTATTGCTATTAACTGTGGCGCATTACCGGAACAGCTACTGGAGTCAGAGTTATTCGGACATGCCAAAGGGGCGTTTACCGGCGCGGTAAGTAGCCGTGATGGTCTGTTTCAGGCGGCGACTGGCGGCACACTGTTTCTGGATGAAATTGGTGATATGCCGTTACCGTTGCAGGTAAAACTGCTACGGGTATTACAGGAACGTAAAGTGCGTCCATTAGGCAGCAATCGCGATCTGGATATTGACGTACGGATTATTTCGGCGACTCACCGTGATTTGCCGAAAGCGATGGCGAAAGGGGAGTTCCGTGAAGATCTCTACTATCGATTGAACGTGGTTACACTAAAAATTCCCGCGCTAAATGAACGGGCTGAAGATATTCCTCTGTTAGCAGATCATCTGTTACGCGAGTCTGCGAAACGCCATAAGCCTTTTGTACGTAGTTTTTCGACCGATGCAATGAAACGTTTGATGGCCGCCAGTTGGCCGGGCAATGTACGCCAATTGGTCAACGTTATTGAGCAATGCGTCGCGCTGACCAGCACACCGGTTATCAATGAAGCATTGGTTCAACAGGCTTTGGATGGTGAAAATACGGCATTGCCAACTTTTGTAGAAGCGCGTAATCAGTTTGAACTACTTTATTTACGCAAGCTTTTGCAGATGACCAAAGGTAATGTTACTCATGCCGCCCGCATGGCGGGACGAAACCGAACTGAATTTTATAAATTGTTGTCTCGCCACGAATTAGATGCGAACGATTTTAAAGAGTAG
- the glnB gene encoding nitrogen regulatory protein P-II translates to MKKIDAIIKPFKLDDVREALAEVGITGMTVTEVKGFGRQKGHTELYRGAEYMVDFLPKVKIEIVVADDIVDTCVETIMNTAQTGKIGDGKIFVFDVARVVRIRTGEQDEDAI, encoded by the coding sequence ATGAAAAAAATTGACGCTATCATTAAGCCATTTAAGTTAGATGATGTTCGAGAAGCACTGGCGGAAGTGGGTATTACCGGTATGACGGTAACGGAAGTGAAAGGCTTTGGTCGTCAGAAAGGGCATACTGAACTGTATCGTGGCGCTGAATATATGGTGGATTTTCTACCAAAAGTGAAAATTGAAATTGTTGTTGCCGACGATATTGTTGATACCTGTGTTGAAACTATTATGAATACCGCCCAAACGGGTAAAATTGGTGACGGTAAGATTTTTGTATTTGATGTTGCTCGCGTGGTACGTATTCGTACCGGCGAGCAAGACGAAGACGCTATCTGA
- a CDS encoding rhodanese-like domain-containing protein, translating into MKKHNPGFEQLCEAARKNVHEVSIQQVKEMMDKGTIPLVLDVREESEFHKDHIPNAKHLGRGILERDIETVVPDKATPLVLYCGGGYRSALAAESIQKMGYTNVLSMDGGYRGWNEANYPLVKE; encoded by the coding sequence GTGAAAAAGCATAACCCAGGTTTTGAACAGTTGTGTGAAGCTGCGCGTAAAAATGTACATGAAGTCAGTATCCAGCAAGTAAAAGAGATGATGGATAAGGGAACAATCCCTCTGGTTCTGGACGTTCGTGAAGAGAGTGAGTTTCATAAAGACCATATTCCCAACGCAAAGCATCTGGGTCGTGGCATTTTAGAACGTGATATTGAAACCGTTGTTCCTGATAAAGCGACACCATTAGTATTGTATTGCGGCGGTGGCTATCGTTCTGCGTTGGCGGCAGAAAGTATCCAAAAGATGGGTTATACCAACGTGCTTTCAATGGATGGGGGATACCGTGGCTGGAATGAGGCCAACTATCCGTTGGTAAAAGAGTAA
- the glyA gene encoding serine hydroxymethyltransferase, translating to MLKRDMNIADYDVELWQAIQKENVRQEEHIELIASENYTSPRVMQAQGTQLTNKYAEGYPGKRYYGGCEYVDIVEQLAIDRAKALFGADYANVQPHSGSQANSAVYMALLNPGDTVLGMNLAHGGHLTHGSPVNFSGKLYNIVPYGIDESGQIDYDDLARQAEIHKPKMIIGGFSAYSGIVDWAKMREIADKIGAYLFVDMAHVAGLIAADVYPNPVPHAHVVTTTTHKTLAGPRGGLILAKGGDEELYKKLNSAVFPGGQGGPLMHVIAAKAVALKEAMEPEFKTYQQQVAKNAKEMVEVFKSRGYKIVSGGTQNHLMLLDLVDKDITGKDADAALGRANITVNKNSVPNDPRSPFVTSGVRLGTPAVTRRGFKEAEVRQLAGWICDVLDNINDEATIAAVKAKVLDICKRHPVYA from the coding sequence ATGTTAAAGCGAGACATGAATATTGCCGATTATGATGTCGAATTATGGCAGGCCATACAAAAAGAAAATGTTCGCCAAGAAGAGCATATCGAGTTGATAGCTTCTGAAAACTACACCAGCCCGCGCGTCATGCAGGCTCAGGGAACTCAATTAACCAATAAATATGCCGAAGGGTATCCTGGTAAGCGTTATTACGGTGGTTGTGAGTATGTTGATATTGTTGAGCAGTTAGCTATCGATCGGGCCAAAGCGCTGTTTGGGGCTGACTATGCCAACGTTCAACCGCACTCTGGTTCTCAGGCTAACTCTGCGGTTTACATGGCATTACTGAATCCGGGAGATACTGTTCTGGGGATGAACTTGGCTCATGGTGGTCACCTGACTCACGGTTCTCCGGTTAACTTCTCCGGTAAGTTATACAACATCGTACCTTACGGTATTGATGAAAGCGGTCAAATTGATTATGACGATCTGGCTCGTCAGGCTGAAATCCACAAACCCAAAATGATCATTGGTGGTTTCTCCGCCTATTCCGGTATTGTTGACTGGGCAAAAATGCGTGAAATCGCAGACAAAATTGGTGCTTACCTGTTTGTTGATATGGCTCACGTTGCGGGTCTGATTGCTGCGGATGTCTATCCAAACCCGGTTCCTCATGCGCATGTGGTCACTACCACCACGCACAAAACGCTGGCTGGCCCTCGCGGTGGTTTGATCTTAGCCAAGGGCGGAGATGAAGAGCTGTATAAAAAACTAAACTCAGCCGTATTCCCTGGCGGTCAGGGCGGCCCATTAATGCATGTGATCGCAGCAAAAGCGGTAGCGCTAAAAGAGGCAATGGAGCCTGAGTTTAAAACTTACCAGCAGCAGGTGGCTAAAAACGCCAAAGAGATGGTGGAAGTATTTAAATCTCGCGGATATAAGATTGTTTCTGGCGGAACTCAAAACCATCTGATGCTGCTGGATCTGGTTGATAAAGATATTACCGGTAAAGATGCCGATGCTGCTTTAGGCAGAGCCAACATCACGGTAAATAAAAACAGCGTACCAAACGATCCAAGAAGCCCGTTTGTTACTTCAGGCGTCCGTTTGGGTACTCCTGCGGTGACTCGGCGTGGCTTTAAAGAAGCAGAAGTTCGCCAATTGGCTGGTTGGATTTGTGATGTGCTGGACAATATCAATGATGAAGCCACCATTGCCGCAGTGAAAGCGAAAGTTCTGGATATATGTAAACGCCATCCGGTTTACGCCTAG